In Electrophorus electricus isolate fEleEle1 chromosome 6, fEleEle1.pri, whole genome shotgun sequence, a single genomic region encodes these proteins:
- the vma21 gene encoding vacuolar ATPase assembly integral membrane protein vma21 — MQNYDNISPNPKIGAVADNRGSDGSLLSVLKTLLLYTILMITLPLGLYFTSKAYLFEASLGYSSNDSYFYAAIVAVVTVHVVLALFVYAAWNEGSRQWREGKQD; from the exons ATGCAAAACTACGACAATATATCTCCCAACCCGAAGATCGGAGCGGTGGCAGACAATAGAGG GAGCGACGGGTCGCTGTTGTCGGTGCTGAAAACGCTACTTCTTTACACCATTTTGATGATAACTCTTCCACTCGGACTGTACTTCACATCCAAGGCATATCTATTTGAAG CATCACTGGGTTATTCCAGCAACGACAGCTACTTCTACGCTGCCATTGTCGCCGTGGTAACAGTGCACGTGGTTCTGgcattgtttgtgtatgcggCGTGGAATGAAGGATCGCGTCAgtggagagaaggaaaacaggACTGA